In a single window of the Anaerocolumna cellulosilytica genome:
- a CDS encoding LytR/AlgR family response regulator transcription factor, which produces MIKIAIVDDVKANIDCIEREVENFFSNKSIPFRVSSYENSRNFLYDIQENQYFDICFLDIKMPNIDGIELAKTINKTFSDCYVLFITSHMEYAIEGYELHIYRYIPKTLIDKKLPIALRDLITEIMHREKESYIIKTHSRFEKIFYKDIYYIFKDRKNSIFVTASGESRERKSISDVYRDLNSDEFLIIDRGFIVNTLHVMKINNNLVILRNGISLSISRSHINDVKKKINQFWRVNV; this is translated from the coding sequence ATGATTAAAATTGCTATTGTTGATGATGTAAAGGCAAACATAGATTGCATTGAACGTGAAGTGGAGAATTTTTTTTCCAATAAAAGTATTCCGTTTCGTGTAAGCAGTTATGAAAACTCTAGAAATTTTCTATACGACATCCAGGAAAACCAATATTTCGACATATGCTTTTTAGATATTAAGATGCCAAATATAGATGGCATAGAACTAGCTAAAACCATCAACAAGACCTTTAGCGATTGCTATGTGCTTTTTATAACTTCCCATATGGAATATGCAATTGAAGGGTATGAACTACATATTTACAGATATATTCCAAAAACCTTAATAGATAAAAAATTGCCCATTGCCTTACGGGATTTAATTACTGAAATTATGCATAGGGAAAAAGAAAGCTATATTATAAAGACCCATTCACGCTTCGAAAAGATTTTCTATAAGGATATTTACTACATATTCAAAGATAGAAAAAACTCTATATTCGTTACTGCTTCCGGTGAGAGCAGGGAGCGGAAAAGTATTTCTGATGTTTATCGTGATTTAAATTCTGATGAGTTCTTAATAATAGACAGGGGTTTTATAGTAAACACCTTACATGTTATGAAAATAAATAATAATCTGGTTATTCTACGTAATGGCATTAGTCTGTCTATCAGCAGGTCCCATATAAATGATGTTAAAAAGAAAATAAATCAATTCTGGAGGGTGAATGTGTGA